One region of Dysidea avara chromosome 1, odDysAvar1.4, whole genome shotgun sequence genomic DNA includes:
- the LOC136254130 gene encoding uncharacterized protein, whose translation MELKKLTFNEECLVDDDFAKTHTGLPNAKTVKAVFEHVLKTLPSDGVTKLSPFQEFMCVLLKLRMNSSVEYLAYRFGVSPSTVSRIFLKWLKQMDLRLSNLILWPDREALGKTMPACFQASFGKKVAIIIDCFEIFIDRPSNLQARASTWSNYKHNNTVKVLIGITPQGVVSFVSKCWGGRVSDKYLTDHCGLLGKLLPGDVVLADRGFDIAESVGLMQASLHIPAFTRGKQQLSAVEIEDTRQIANVRIHVERVIGCVRQKYSILRSTVPINFVTKRANEEVPILDHIVRVCCALNNLCDSVVPFE comes from the coding sequence ATGGAACTTAAAAAACTCACTTTTAATGAAGAATGCTTAGTAGATGACGATTTTGCAAAGACTCACACTGGTTTGCCTAATGCCAAAACTGTAAAAGCTGTTTTTGAGCATGTGCTCAAGACTCTGCCATCAGATGGTGTAACCAAGTTATCACCATTTCAAGAGTTCATGTGTGTGTTGCTCAAGTTAAGAATGAATAGTTCAGTGGAATATCTGGCATATCGTTTTGGAGTCTCACCGTCGACAGTATCTAGAATATTCTTAAAGTGGTTGAAGCAGATGGATTTACGACTAAGCAATTTGATATTGTGGCCAGACCGTGAAGCTCTTGGTAAAACAATGCCAGCCTGCTTTCAAGCCTCTTTTGGGAAGAAAGTTGCTATCATTATCGATTGCTTTGAGATTTTCATAGATCGACCATCCAACTTGCAAGCTCGAGCTAGCACCTGGTCCAACTATAAGCATAATAACACTGTAAAGGTGCTTATTGGCATTACACCCCAAGGAGTAGTGTCGTTTGTGTCAAAATGTTGGGGAGGCCGAGTAAGCGATAAATACCTAACAGACCATTGTGGTCTTTTAGGCAAGTTGCTACCTGGAGATGTTGTTTTGGCTgacaggggatttgacattgccgAATCTGTTGGTTTAATGCAAGCTAGTTTGCATATTCCAGCGTTTACTAGGGGTAAACAACAGCTTTCAGCCGTAGAAATCGAAGACACAAGGCAAATTGCAAATGTTCGTATTCATGTTGAACGGGTGATTGGCTGTGTCAGGCAGAAATACTCTATTTTGCGGAGCACTGTACCAATTAATTTTGTAACGAAAAGGGCAAATGAAGAAGTGCCTATTCTAGACCATATTGTCCGTGTCTGTTGTGCCTTGAACAACCTATGTGATTCCGTTGTTCCGTTCGAATAG
- the LOC136241520 gene encoding uncharacterized protein, which yields MQRLSLYAENLPPDAKDRYLAKISVINGTDPLSDGLFGEEVDVTPPVDACDLVSYLVLQTSFVTAKQFKARKGLEAYNQFVCGWVKEIKTRKVADKYLTTGRVRHSQRLRETPLKCWVIIETTGEISCAHCNCMAGLGEVCTHVAALLFYLEALYRMEEVQTCTQQQCGWIIPSASTAVEYLEIRDIDFTSARGKKRKLDETLEGSETNSDRPVSKSGTLPTDTEMEQFFNNLSFCDTKPAILSLVPPHSDRYIPKVSLSNFPKPLPSLRTSDSCKLNYPDLLNACEKVSIEITDDMSQAVEKETRKQSKTPLWFKYRAGRVTASRMKAVCHTDVTNPAQSLVKTICYPDAFSFTSKQTSWGCRHEKQARERYEKTVKSKHTNLHVAECGLFINPQWPYIGASPDGIIYCDCCPKGVLEIKCPYCHRDESISAAVAKDKNFYLIEVNGQISLDNDHAYYYQVQTQIFVCDVDYCDFCVCTFSGNEESTIHIERISRNNAFWKNECVPRAEAFFRTCLLPELLGSWYTRPLTTPNEITIDSSTLETHGHSSSQGHVDNSQYSSSVSDETRPPPSQTFCYCNGPEIGEMIGCDNLDCTIEWFHLKCLKIKADSVPKGKWYCPDCRILPRFSKSKGKRKSKK from the exons ATGCAGCGTTTATCGTTATACGCCGAAAACCTGCCACCTGATGCCAAAGACAGGTACCTTGCCAAAATCTCGGTTATTAATGGAACAGATCCTCTATCTGACGGCCTGTTTGGGGAAGAAGTGGATGTGACACCTCCCGTAGATGCGTGTGATTTGGTGTCCTACCTAGTACTACAGACTAGTTTCGTCACAGCTAAGCAGTTTAAAGCCCGTAAAGGCCTAGAGGCATATAACCAGTTTGTTTGTGGATGGGTGAAGGAGATTAAGACTCGTAAAGTTGCTGACAAGTATCTCACTACTGGTCGA GTCCGTCATTCACAACGGCTGAGAGAGACTCCATTGAAGTGTTGGGTTATCATTGAAACCACTGGTGAAATCTCCTGTGCACATTGTAACTGCATGGCAGGGCTAGGAGAAGTGTGCACACATGTTGCAGcattattgttttatttggagGCTCTGTACCGAATGGAAGAAGTACAAACTTGCACACAACAGCAGTGTGGTTGGATAATACCTTCAGCATCAACAGCAGTTGAGTACTTGGAGATCAGAGATATTGACTTCACATCGGCACGAGGAAAGAAGAGAAAATTGGATGAAACGTTAGAGGGCAGTGAAACCAACTCAGATAGACCAGTTTCCAAAAGTGGTACATTACCAACAGACACAGAAATGGAGCAATTTTTTAACAATCTGAGCTTCTGTGATACAAAGCCAGCAATTCTATCATTAGTTCCACCACATTCAGATAGATATATTCCAAAagtatcactttcaaatttccCCAAACCACTACCATCACTCCGTACTTCAGATAGCTGCAAACTAAATTACCCTGATTTGTTGAATGCCTGTGAAAAAGTTTCTATAGAAATAACTGATGACATGTCACAGGCTGTGGAGAAGGAAACAAGGAAGCAAAGTAAAACACCACTATGGTTTAAGTACAGGGCTGGAAGAGTTACTGCATCTCGGATGAAGGCAGTCTGTCACACTGATGTAACCAACCCGGCTCAGAGCTTGGTAAAAACTATTTGTTATCCTGATGCTTTCAGCTTTACATCCAAGCAGACAAGCTGGGGTTGTAGACATGAAAAGCAAGCCAGGGAAAGGTACGAAAAAACAGTTAAATCCAAGCATACAAACTTACATGTAGCTGAATGCGGGTTGTTCATTAATCCACAATGGCCTTACATTGGGGCATCTCCAGATGGCATCATCTATTGTGATTGCTGTCCCAAAGGTGTGCTTGAAATTAAATGCCCTTATTGTCATCGTGATGAGTCCATATCAGCTGCTGTTGCAAAGGATAAGAATTTTTATCTTATTGAAGTGAATGGACAAATCAGCCTAGATAATGACCATGCCTACTATTATCAGGTGCAGACACAGATATTTGTTTGTGATGTTGATTATTGTGatttctgtgtgtgtaccttCTCTGGGAATGAGGAGTCTACAATTCACATTGAAAGAATCTCCAGAAACAATGCGTTTTGGAAGAATGAATGTGTACCAAGAGCAGAAGCTTTTTTCAGGACTTGCTTGCTTCCTGAATTATTGGGTAGTTGGTACACACGACCCCTCACTACACCCAATGAGATTACAATTGATAGCAGTACTTTGGAAACTCATGGCCACAGTTCATCTCAGGGACATGTAGACAATTCTCAGTATAGCAGCAGTGTATCAGACGAAACCAGGCCACCACCTAGTCAAACGTTTTGTTACTGCAATGGCCCAGAAATTGGCGAGATGATAGGGTGTGACAATCTAGATTGTACCATTGAATGGTTCCATTTAAAGTGCTTAAAAATTAAGGCAGATTCTGTGCCAAAGGGAAAATGGTACTGCCCAGATTGCAGAATATTACCCAGATTCAGCAAATCAAAAGGGAAAAGAAAATCAAAGAAGTGA